ATATTTGAGTCTGTCTTACTTATTCTTTTTTAGGGTGAAACTTAAGCATGTGTGGATcttatgctaaaataattaattagcaAAATCTATATAGCCATATAGGCGATCATGTCCATTATGTGCCGTCCTAGCTTTTATTCATTATGATTCTTATATTTGTTCTACATATATATCTTCAACTACACGTGTGGGGGATTATGTGAAATGGAAGCAAATAACTTGGCTTGGTTACAAAACAAACTCGTATATACGTTTGATATACTGTGGCACCCTATGAATGACTCATGTGTGATGATTACCTTGTGAGtgaagaaattaaaattagaaaagaaaaaagacacGGCCATGCATGGAGTCAAAGACAAGACGACCATTATCAATCCCTCATGTCACTCTCCAAACCGTTTTCTACTAGACTCAGCAACCAACTTCCTCTCTCTCACTTACCTATTTTGTAAGCAAACCCCACaaccatcaccatcatcatcatcttcattcatcaTTCATTCCCTCCCCATGAAGCTTCTTTGTAATATTTCTCCctctatatataattatataaatcCTTTTGTAATGAGGAACATTGGGGGCCCTAGCAGCTAGTACAATGAGGAAGCCCGAGAACAAGAGCAAGGTTAGAAAGGGGTTGTGGTCAccagaagaagatgagaagcTGACGAAGTACATGGTGAACAATGGACAAGGTTGTTGGAGCGATGTGGCAAGAAATGCTGGGTTGCAAAGGTGTGGGAAAAGTTGTCGGCTTCGATGGATCAATTACTTGAGGCCTGATCTTAAACGAGGTGCATTCTCACCCCAAGAACAGGACCTCATCATCCATTTGCATTCCCTTCTTGGAAACAGGTCAATCAATTTTTCTAGTCCATATATCCCATATTTCTTAGTATTACCAAATTTAGATTTATGCATCATTAGCATTAACAACTCATCCACTAAGCTAGCACACATGCATATTTTCACATACACTGTAAAATCAAGTTATATCCTTGAAGCACCTATCCATTACCTTTACCTGGCAATAAATTAAGAGCAATAAAGACTGACAGATGTGTCGTGTGTTCGAGGGCTGAAACCCTTTGTCTCCATTTGGTATCTCATTCTCTGTCCCACCAATTATAGGCGCTGCATATCTGTATTGGTCAAGGCTATTCATTAGCTTCCATGCAAAGCATTCCTTAGTTACGCCCACACACTATTTAAGATTAACTTCTACTATAAGCAAATTGTCCTGACATTTTAATATGTTTTCACTTTATAAGATGGTCTCAAATAGCGGCACGCTTGCCAGGGCGAACTGACAATGAAATCAAAAACTTTTGGAACTCCACAATCAAGAAAAGACTCAAGAACTTGTCAACAACCTCAACCTCACCAAATGCAAGCGAATCCACTTCTGAGCCTAACAAAGACCACAACATGGGAGGGTTTAATATTTCTGCACAACATCAATATGCAAGCTACATGCCCATGTTCAATTCATATCCATCATCACTATCAATGCAAACCACCACAGTTCTCAACACCATGATTGAAGGGTTGCCTATGCTGGAGCATGGAATTATAAACATGCCACCTAATGGAGGATACTTCAACAGTACAGGACCATGCTTCTCACAAAGTGGAGTAGTTGAAAATGACAATAATGGAGTGCTTGGGAGTGTAAATATTGGAGTAGAAGGGGATGTGTTTGTTCCTCCTCTAGAGAATTATGTTAGAAATTCTTGTACTAACCATAACCTGATCAGAGTGGAGAGTATGCGCAAGAAAGAAACTAACAATAGTTACTTTGATGACATAAACAACAATATCCTTCATAATAATTGCCACAATAAGAAATCTGAAAATGGAGTAGAGAATTTATTTCAAGAACAGTTAACCATGGGAGAGTGGGACTTTGAGGAGTTGATGAAAGATGTTTCTTCCTTTCCGTTTCTTGATTTTTCAACCTGATCCAATCACAGTTCTCCTTTTCCTCTCCCCCCTCCCCCTTATAAGACCTTCTGGGGATCCCAATTGCCAAGTTAAAACCTCCAGAAACTATGAACTTCTATAAAGAGTGATCTCCTTACACCTTGTAACATATTTTGGCCATTATACCAATTTACAAATTAACGAGTGCAAGTAGGTCAGAAATTAAAGTCCAACCTATATTCCTGGATATCCACAGATGATATCGTGTAATTAATCTTGCAAGTAAATTTGTGTATTATCATGATATACACTGAAATTGTAGTTAATTACAATAATCTTTTATCTGTGAAAAGAAGCCTGAATAAATTTTTGACACATTATTTTCTTTGTTCAACTCAATTTCTTGAGGATAGTATTTGTACTTGTTATTATATATCAAATTGTTAACCTGAATTAATAGGCTTTGTGAGTGTCCACCACATGTTTGGTGATGTATAGTTAACCTAAATTAATAGGCTTTGTGTAGCATCTACCACTTGTTTGGTGATGTACCGGTACTCCATTTGTAACTAACTTATAAATATAAGATTTGTAGCCACGTGAAATAaggtttgaaatttgaaaaaatcATAGTAAAATAGTTGGACAAAAATTAGCTGAAAATTATCGAAGGAAACTCCCTTCCCCAATCCCCATTTTCAAGATTGAATTGAATGTGATTAGAGTCTAATAAATTTGATTGTCCTCTTAATATCTTGGAAGCAATCATATTTGCTTCGCTTAttctttatatatatacttGGAGGACTAAATTAATCATTAAAGTAACTCCACTCggattaatttttgttttgcatGCCCAGTGATAATCATATATGGAAGTTAGTTATAAGCTAAATGGTTGAATTCTAAGAGTAATTATAACTTCAACTTTGATTTCAAGCGTTGAAATAGaactaataataattattattattattatattgacAAATGAAACACATGCCATTGAATACTAGATAATTATCAGGAAGTGAATGTAAAGCAACTTAATTTGAAATGACAAGTAATTAACAAGAAATGGGATCCAACAGACACTACAAGAAAATTAGCATTTAGAGGTAGTGCTTTTTTTAATATGGAGGGGCTAACTAAGATACAGCACCAAGGTCATGACTTCACTAACATGAACATCATGTTTTATCCTAGTGCTTTTGAATTTTGATATCATTTCCCACCCATACTATATAATGTGTTTTTACATACAGATTATTTCGATTGGGAGTGGTAATTAATACTTTGTCTCACCAGTCACCATAACCTGTAattctttcatttttattattttcaaaaaaacagAATAGTAATaatattcataaaaaaatatataattaatgaaATAATTACCTCAATAAGAATGAGCACATCATAGAGAGGAAAAAAAACGAGAGCTTAAGTTTAAGTTAATTGTTCGCAGTATTAAACTTATATTTAAGTTAACTTAGAATAACAGATTTAATTAGCTTAATTATATACAAGTTTATTCGACTACAATAGATGTATTatgatttattttcataaactacTTGAAGCAGTTTATATAGTTTAATACATTATTATCTATTTTAAACCAGCTGAATGCTTTCTATTTTCATAAGTCTGCCAAATCACAAAATTGTATAAAAATCATTAGTTacacaataaaattaaaaatgtttAACAGTTATTTTAGTGATaactacttttttttatttccctTACCGACTTGCATGAAGAAAACAAGTTATTCCTCCAAGACATCCACTTGTTCTATTAAAGCATCAACTCTTCAGcaacttgcaagttgcaactaaCCACAAAGTGAACCTAACATAAACATTTTCATCCAAAAATTTAGGAAGAGTTTGTTTAAATTATAGGACCATATtgcttaaccaaaaaaaaaattataggacCATATTTcaagtagggatggcaatgggtccgagacccagtaggtacccgcaaaaaatacccacgatgggtagggtaaaaacccactatatggGTATGAGattgggtatgggtaattacccgcaaaattTAGTGGGTACatgtgcgggtatggggactATAGTACCCACCCCGCCTCATACCCGCACCCATTATAtacatataatataatatatatatatatatatatatattaataaaacttATATACCGTATACTTTTCTCTATAAATTTAAACAATACcttttgtttgaaaaaaaaaacaatacctttaaaattttatttaaacttGTTGAGTGTTgacatttcaaattttattataaagagataaaatattagaaactgaaatttttttaatttaaaagtatatcttaaatttaaatttggTTAGAAACCGAAAATCTTAACTACTATGAGATTATTATaggaaaaatatattaataaatctGACTTTTGGTTGATATAATCATAGCctagaaatgaaaaaaagattAGTTTTAATTGATTAGCAATTATCAAGAAACTTATTGGAAATTACCAACCTAAGATCATACATTTCCAACTTGCCACTAAATCTTTTCAACTTCTGATACAAACCCTATTTCATTATCATCAGGCCGTTTCTTTCTCATACACTATTTCTTTCTCATACATGCGTTATATTATGTTATATTGTGAGACTAAGGTGTTGAATTTATACTTAATGTATTTCGATGatgttttgtatttttaattaatgtgttTCTATTTTATAATAGCAATCATGTTCTTTTTCATTGAAAAATGCAAATACGAAAAATTATATGTTATTTAAGTAAATTGCGGGTATTGGGTACGGGTACGGACATATATGTACCCATAGGGTACGGGGATGGGCACTGAAGTTgttacccacgcgggtatggggacgggtgcgggtatgtttttaaaatgcgggtatggggatgggtactatagtaccctacccaaacTCTACTCATTGTCATCCCTAATTCCAAGGAACAATGTTTCCCGGAATCCTATTATCAGGAATTTTATTACTGCGTCAAATATTGAAAAACTATTTTGGTTAGGGTTTAATATTCTGATGCACAttgttaaatttatttaataaaaaattttaaaaataaaaaatatgttaaTTAAAATGAAGTGAAATAAAGCACCTGTTACTGCGGTTATGTGTTAGCGGTAACAGCAGTTGAACAGCTATATTGTGTGGCGAAGTAATAGATCAATTATTCAAGTTGTACGCAAAACATCAGTATTAGAACCCCTCTAATACAGGGATTCTACATGGAATCACAGTATTAGGCCTTTTTTTTCTCCTCTTCTATTACTGCGGTTACATATGGAATCGCATTATCGATCAGAGCTCATCTAAACCAGCGATTCAACACAGGACCGCGGTATTAGAGCCCTATTTTTTGCTTTTCTTCTATAACGGCAGTTCAACACAGAACTGCAATATTAGGTTTACTTTTTATTCCATCTTTCTTGTTAATAGGACTGCACAACTACATTTAGGAATCAGGATTCAATACACAcatgatttaattattttttaacccATAACTAGAGCAAATAATTAACTCCGTCAAAAAAATACTACT
This portion of the Lotus japonicus ecotype B-129 chromosome 3, LjGifu_v1.2 genome encodes:
- the LOC130743439 gene encoding transcription factor MYB83-like, translated to MRKPENKSKVRKGLWSPEEDEKLTKYMVNNGQGCWSDVARNAGLQRCGKSCRLRWINYLRPDLKRGAFSPQEQDLIIHLHSLLGNRWSQIAARLPGRTDNEIKNFWNSTIKKRLKNLSTTSTSPNASESTSEPNKDHNMGGFNISAQHQYASYMPMFNSYPSSLSMQTTTVLNTMIEGLPMLEHGIINMPPNGGYFNSTGPCFSQSGVVENDNNGVLGSVNIGVEGDVFVPPLENYVRNSCTNHNLIRVESMRKKETNNSYFDDINNNILHNNCHNKKSENGVENLFQEQLTMGEWDFEELMKDVSSFPFLDFST